From Streptomyces sp. NBC_00775, one genomic window encodes:
- the rfbH gene encoding lipopolysaccharide biosynthesis protein RfbH, protein MDIRSAMLELTRKFHQEQTEESFVPGETAILTSGAVLDEEDRVAFVEAALEMTIAAGSRARTFESRFARAMKVRKAHLTNSGSSANLLALSALTSPQLEDARLVPGDEVITVATGFPTTVNPVLQNGLVPVFVDIELGTYNTTLERIEEAIGPRTRAIMVAHALGNPFQAAEIAELASRHDLFLVEDNCDAVGSYYQGRLTGTFGDLSTVSFYPAHHLTMGEGGCVLTGNLALARIVESMRDWGRDCWCEPGEDNRCLRRFDYSFGTLPRGYDHKYVFSHVGYNLKTTDVQAALGLSQLRRLEEFGTARRRNWQRLRDGLQDVPGLLLPEATPGSDPSWFGFVLTVLPDAPFTRSALVTFLEDRKIRTRRLFAGNLTRHPAYEGRNFRVVGELTNSDVTTEATFWIGVYPGITPEMVDYMVASIREFVAAA, encoded by the coding sequence ATGGACATACGCAGCGCAATGCTGGAACTGACCCGGAAATTCCACCAGGAGCAGACCGAGGAGAGCTTCGTCCCCGGAGAGACGGCGATCCTCACCTCGGGTGCGGTGCTGGACGAGGAGGACCGGGTCGCCTTCGTCGAAGCGGCTCTGGAGATGACGATCGCCGCCGGGTCGCGCGCCCGGACCTTCGAGAGCCGGTTCGCCCGCGCCATGAAGGTGCGCAAGGCGCATCTGACCAACTCCGGTTCCTCGGCCAACCTCCTCGCGCTCAGCGCCCTCACCTCGCCGCAGCTGGAGGACGCCCGCCTGGTCCCCGGCGACGAGGTGATCACGGTGGCCACGGGCTTCCCGACGACCGTGAACCCCGTCCTGCAGAACGGCCTGGTCCCGGTCTTCGTCGACATCGAACTGGGCACGTACAACACGACGCTGGAGCGGATCGAGGAGGCGATCGGACCGCGCACCCGCGCCATCATGGTCGCGCACGCGCTCGGCAACCCCTTCCAGGCGGCCGAGATCGCCGAACTCGCCTCCCGGCACGACCTGTTCCTCGTCGAGGACAACTGCGACGCCGTCGGCTCGTACTACCAAGGACGCCTCACGGGCACCTTCGGCGACCTGTCGACCGTCAGCTTCTATCCCGCCCACCACCTCACGATGGGCGAGGGCGGCTGTGTACTGACCGGCAATCTGGCGCTCGCGCGGATCGTCGAGTCCATGCGGGACTGGGGGCGCGACTGCTGGTGCGAGCCCGGCGAGGACAACCGCTGTCTGCGCCGCTTCGACTACAGCTTCGGCACGCTGCCGCGGGGATACGACCACAAGTACGTGTTCTCGCACGTCGGTTACAACCTCAAGACCACCGATGTACAGGCGGCGCTCGGCCTGAGCCAGCTGCGCCGGCTGGAGGAGTTCGGCACGGCGCGGCGGCGCAACTGGCAGCGGCTGCGCGATGGGCTCCAGGACGTTCCGGGGCTGCTGCTGCCCGAGGCGACGCCCGGCAGCGACCCCAGCTGGTTCGGCTTCGTGCTCACCGTGCTGCCCGACGCGCCGTTCACCCGCAGTGCCCTGGTGACCTTCCTGGAGGACCGGAAGATCCGGACCCGCAGGCTCTTCGCGGGCAACCTCACCCGCCATCCCGCCTATGAGGGGCGGAACTTCCGGGTGGTCGGGGAGCTGACCAACAGCGATGTCACCACCGAGGCGACCTTCTGGATCGGTGTGTACCCCGGTATCACCCCGGAGATGGTCGACTACATGGTCGCGTCGATAAGGGAGTTCGTGGCCGCGGCCTGA
- a CDS encoding NAD-dependent epimerase/dehydratase family protein, protein MNAPGTVNAVVVGGSGFLGRHICAALAVRGAHVLSVARRPAPGVPSARIDLVGGPPAALADVLVDHGATVVVNAAGAVWNYDDRALDESNVVLVERLRDAVAKVPHRVRVVHLGSVFEYAMPEPGHHLTEDAPLNPSTAYGRTKLLGSRIVLDATRAGLLDGVVLRATTCAGPGLPRAGLLGRVAAELRTAALRGEPAVIRLAPLTAERDFVDCRDLAEAVAAAATAPVAGRAVNIGSGTAVSVRRLVDLLVSVSGVPATVVEEGSAGGRSAGVHWLAVHTGLAERLLGWRPRHSLASTVEAMWSEAITNAEEGPD, encoded by the coding sequence GTGAACGCGCCCGGCACCGTGAACGCCGTGGTCGTCGGCGGCAGCGGCTTCCTCGGACGGCACATCTGCGCCGCCCTCGCCGTCCGCGGCGCCCACGTCCTGTCGGTCGCCCGCCGCCCCGCGCCCGGGGTGCCGTCCGCCCGGATCGACCTCGTCGGCGGACCGCCGGCCGCGCTCGCCGACGTACTCGTCGACCATGGCGCGACCGTCGTCGTGAACGCCGCCGGGGCGGTGTGGAACTACGACGACCGAGCCCTGGACGAGTCCAACGTCGTCCTCGTGGAACGGCTGCGGGACGCGGTGGCGAAGGTGCCGCACCGGGTGCGCGTGGTGCACCTCGGCTCGGTCTTCGAGTATGCGATGCCCGAGCCCGGCCACCACCTCACCGAGGACGCGCCGCTGAACCCGTCGACCGCGTACGGCAGAACCAAACTGCTGGGCAGCCGGATCGTTCTCGACGCCACCCGGGCGGGTCTGCTGGACGGTGTGGTGCTCCGCGCGACGACGTGCGCGGGGCCCGGGCTGCCGCGCGCCGGTCTGCTCGGCCGGGTCGCCGCCGAGCTGCGCACCGCCGCCCTGCGCGGCGAACCCGCGGTGATACGGCTCGCGCCGCTCACCGCCGAACGCGACTTCGTGGACTGCCGCGACCTCGCCGAAGCCGTGGCCGCCGCCGCGACCGCACCCGTCGCCGGACGGGCGGTCAACATCGGCAGCGGTACGGCCGTGAGCGTGCGCCGACTGGTGGACCTGCTCGTCTCCGTGAGCGGAGTGCCCGCCACGGTCGTCGAGGAGGGCTCCGCCGGCGGGCGCAGCGCCGGGGTCCACTGGCTCGCCGTACACACCGGGCTCGCCGAGCGGCTGCTCGGCTGGCGCCCCCGGCACAGCCTGGCCTCGACGGTCGAGGCGATGTGGAGCGAGGCCATCACCAACGCCGAGGAAGGGCCTGACTGA
- a CDS encoding nucleotide disphospho-sugar-binding domain-containing protein, with protein sequence MRVLLTTWAAPGHLFPMVPLAWAFQAAGHEVRVAGPPSCQDAITQAGLSAVEAGDQAAIAGLPKPPELAAWGRPARWPSGWSADLDLLDTGQRRVIRALYEKQCAVAGLMLDDLIAFGRWWRPDLIVHDVLSMAGPVLGAVLGVPAVGHGWEIGSTLHPPTGDSDAEPLPAYLGLFERYGAEVAEPVGWVDPCPPSLRPPDGRPVRRLPMRCVPYNGSGRQPGWLAERGRPRVCVTAGVAGARYRDPGGPDVLALTLASLAATEAEIVLAPSGPVAEEGLPDQVRVARGIPFRMLLPTCDLVIHHGGAGTALTAVVLGVPQLVVPPSPICTEIGHGIVRAGAGAMLDRLDSTELLLKTATEMLAAPEPYREAAERVRSETAALPSPGALAAELGAL encoded by the coding sequence ATGCGCGTGCTGTTGACCACCTGGGCCGCACCGGGGCATCTGTTCCCGATGGTCCCACTGGCCTGGGCTTTCCAGGCCGCCGGACACGAGGTACGGGTCGCGGGCCCGCCGTCCTGCCAGGACGCCATCACCCAGGCGGGGTTGTCCGCCGTCGAGGCCGGCGACCAGGCCGCGATCGCCGGGCTGCCCAAGCCGCCGGAGCTGGCGGCCTGGGGGCGCCCGGCCCGCTGGCCCAGCGGATGGTCGGCCGACCTCGATCTGCTGGACACCGGGCAACGCCGGGTGATCCGCGCGCTGTACGAGAAGCAGTGTGCCGTCGCCGGCCTGATGCTGGACGACCTGATCGCCTTCGGCCGCTGGTGGCGCCCCGACCTGATCGTCCATGACGTGCTCTCGATGGCCGGACCCGTACTCGGTGCCGTGCTCGGGGTGCCGGCGGTCGGCCACGGCTGGGAGATCGGCAGCACTCTGCACCCGCCGACCGGTGACTCCGACGCCGAACCGCTGCCCGCCTACCTCGGCCTCTTCGAGCGGTACGGCGCCGAAGTCGCCGAGCCGGTCGGCTGGGTCGACCCGTGCCCGCCCTCGCTGCGGCCCCCGGACGGCCGCCCGGTGCGGCGGCTGCCGATGCGGTGCGTGCCGTACAACGGCTCGGGCCGCCAGCCCGGTTGGCTCGCCGAGCGCGGCCGGCCCCGGGTCTGTGTGACCGCTGGAGTCGCCGGCGCCCGCTACCGCGACCCCGGCGGGCCCGACGTCCTCGCGCTGACTCTGGCGTCACTGGCCGCCACCGAGGCCGAGATCGTCCTGGCGCCGAGCGGTCCCGTCGCGGAGGAAGGGCTGCCGGACCAGGTGCGCGTCGCCCGCGGGATCCCGTTCCGCATGCTGCTGCCCACCTGCGACCTCGTGATCCACCACGGTGGCGCGGGCACCGCGCTCACCGCGGTCGTCCTGGGCGTCCCGCAACTCGTCGTACCGCCCTCACCGATCTGCACGGAGATCGGCCACGGGATCGTGCGCGCCGGCGCGGGCGCGATGCTCGACCGTCTCGACAGCACCGAACTGCTGCTGAAGACGGCCACCGAGATGCTTGCGGCGCCCGAGCCCTACAGGGAGGCCGCGGAGCGGGTGCGCTCGGAGACGGCGGCGCTGCCGTCCCCGGGCGCCCTGGCGGCCGAACTCGGGGCGTTGTGA
- a CDS encoding acyltransferase domain-containing protein: MPIAIVGIGCRFPGARGADAFWSLLRASRDVISEVPADRFDVNAFHEPGPVKPGKISTRYGGFLDHVDEFDAVFFGVAPKEAAHMDPQQRLLLETTYDALVDAGIAADTLAGSSTGVFVGQLTADYWDLLSRESDLDIYANTGTTRAVTSGRVSYAFDLRGPSLTLDTACSSALTAVHLACESLRKGESSLALAGGVNLVLQPEPSITFSQAGMLAPDGRCKFASPAADGFVRSDGIATVVLKRLDQAEADGDDIYAVVLGSAVTSDGEGSGYLLTPSVEGQERTLRSAYRNAGADPAAVGYVEAHGTGTAIGDRVELTALARVLGENRPAGEPCRVGSVKTNIGHTEATAGLAGLIKTALCLKHGRIPASLHAETLTDSVDWDELPLVVQREPAVWEARGPRLAGVSSFGISGTNAHVVLAEHTPAAPEAKETQPAPDAEDETGPVLLPLSTRGPAALRRAAADLADFLGPDGAGREIPLRDIVATAATRRQHLDSRVAVVGGSHDQLAEALRAFHDGALPSGAGRAADDVEDKPVRTVFVFPGQGSQWVGMGRELLATSPAFREALTRCDEAVRAETGWSVLDRIADDAPLTEIDVIQPTLWAMEVALAHLWRSWGVEPDAVVGHSMGEAAAACVTGALTVEDAAAVICRRSRLLRQVAGQGAMAFVELTAEEAEREIADHADRVSVAVINGPTSTVLAGDPGALEEILDRLKQQDVFGQPIKVDVASHSPQMDPLREQLLDELSFVRPRSGSVPLHSTVLDEVLDGSQLGTGYWAMNLREPVRFGPVVQGLLNTGRTLFIEMSPHPVLVPAVLECLSLAGENAGVVVPSLRRDEPERATLLDAVATLYTAGVPVDWHSLGHEGSPVRLPKYPWQRSSHWYTPSRPAGMPLVRGAAAPGHPLLGARRTGGPDLVREGRLDLAGTNAYLADHQVQGAALLPGTAYVEMMTAAAREALAPHQPALTELGCHRAMFLRPGEEPLVQVRISGAGSPDPRIEVRSSVDGEPMIVHATARILTDGPAPRTADDTVASRSAARERATGHWSGADFYADSARSGNIWGPAFQGITELWRRDGEALARVQTPPALRTTADAQIFHPALLDACAQVLSATVTGQDGAVSEVFVLASMDRVSLYGSPRGPLWSHAVRTSRDDVSYVGDITVTDEDGTVFAELHGVRLRYLEREGVRPSDANPRARHGSTPDDDRELSEWLYELDWRPAPRRAGGELPDGPWLVFADRHGIGTALAERLTAAGRTCVRVSAGAAYRRLSDTAVELDPGSPDDYRRLLSELDQSAPWRLVHLWSLDDGPAHHACHDVLRLAQSSGRLRAGIAGYWLVTRGAQTAVDTDRVQAPAHGAVWGMARAMAREHPGWAVRLVDLGAADGADALLGELTEDGTEDQIALRAGTRLAARLVRRPWRRESRPSPAATGPSQNLRMSVEAPGVLGELSFAPAERTAPGPGEVELRVDHVGLNYRDVLLALGALPDSAGAPLGLECSATVTAVGAEVTSVREGDEVVAVVEGGLAQYVRTSAHMVARRPAGLSAAEAATLPIALVTAYHAMFDVAGLREGDRVLIHSATGGVGMAALQLARWRNLEIYATAGSPERRALLRAMGVRHVADSRSLAFADMVREATLGEGVHAVLNTLSGQEAISANLSLVASHGTYVELTKRDLYAGTPIDLRPLLRNVSFSVVDVVDMLQRRPRMVGEVLAKALRLVAAGELGPLPYRVFPAARAADAYREMAAARHTGKVLVALDGSEEQPRAEGPGGRRGRTPAASGAEHPRISSDATYLVSGGLGGLGLEVAHWLADRGARELLLLGRTPLAADGSPDVRLEGLRSRGVRADYEALDVADESALRDVLARRASAGRPPVRGVVHAAGVVLFKSLDETTREELTGSLRPKGDGALALHNVLDGAPDGASLDFFVLFSSGSSILASPLLGAYAAGNAALDSFARWRRQAGLHALSVNWGFWSEAGLAAKFDQEQGRPLAPAGIATFTPAQGLRILERLLAEDATEAMVMPADWERWAATYPEAASAALLTEVLGRDLPAAVPTPPPADRHGPVPATEPHVEPEPRPEPEPASGGRDMGEYLTRKIAEVLGLPLDQVSRNRPLNRQGMDSLMAVAVRTRVQEELGVTMSMAKMLGGQTISELAGELAADVTAGTGS; encoded by the coding sequence ATGCCCATCGCCATCGTCGGTATCGGGTGCCGCTTTCCCGGCGCGCGCGGAGCCGACGCGTTCTGGTCGCTGCTCCGCGCGTCACGCGATGTGATCTCCGAGGTTCCGGCAGACCGCTTCGACGTCAACGCGTTCCACGAACCGGGCCCCGTCAAGCCCGGGAAGATCAGCACGCGGTACGGCGGATTCCTGGACCACGTCGACGAGTTCGACGCCGTCTTCTTCGGGGTCGCGCCGAAGGAAGCGGCGCACATGGACCCGCAGCAGCGCCTGCTCCTGGAGACGACGTACGACGCGCTGGTGGATGCCGGGATCGCCGCCGACACGCTCGCCGGCAGCAGCACGGGTGTCTTCGTCGGCCAGCTCACCGCCGACTACTGGGACCTGCTCAGCCGGGAGAGCGACCTCGACATCTACGCCAACACGGGCACGACCCGCGCGGTCACCTCGGGCCGGGTCTCGTACGCCTTCGATCTGCGCGGGCCCAGTCTGACGCTCGACACGGCCTGTTCGTCGGCCCTGACGGCGGTGCACCTGGCCTGCGAGAGCCTGCGCAAAGGCGAGTCGTCCCTCGCCCTGGCCGGCGGAGTCAACCTCGTCCTCCAGCCGGAGCCGAGCATCACCTTCTCCCAGGCCGGAATGCTGGCGCCCGACGGCCGGTGCAAGTTCGCGTCGCCCGCCGCGGACGGCTTCGTGCGCAGCGACGGCATCGCGACGGTCGTCCTGAAACGGCTGGACCAGGCGGAGGCCGACGGCGACGACATCTACGCGGTCGTCCTCGGCTCGGCCGTGACCAGCGACGGCGAAGGCAGCGGCTATCTGCTCACCCCCTCGGTGGAGGGCCAGGAGAGGACCCTGCGCTCCGCCTACCGCAACGCCGGCGCCGACCCCGCCGCGGTGGGCTACGTCGAGGCCCACGGCACCGGCACCGCCATCGGCGACCGTGTCGAACTGACCGCGCTGGCCCGCGTCCTGGGCGAGAACCGCCCCGCCGGCGAGCCGTGCCGGGTGGGCTCGGTGAAGACCAACATCGGGCACACCGAGGCGACCGCCGGACTCGCCGGGCTCATCAAGACCGCCCTGTGCCTCAAGCACGGGCGGATTCCGGCCAGCCTGCACGCCGAGACCCTGACCGACTCCGTCGACTGGGACGAACTGCCGCTGGTCGTCCAGCGCGAGCCCGCCGTCTGGGAAGCGCGGGGACCGCGGCTCGCCGGAGTGAGCTCCTTCGGTATCTCCGGCACCAACGCACACGTCGTCCTGGCCGAGCACACGCCCGCCGCGCCCGAGGCCAAGGAGACGCAGCCCGCACCGGACGCCGAGGACGAGACCGGCCCGGTGCTGCTGCCGCTGTCCACCCGTGGCCCGGCCGCGCTGCGCCGGGCGGCCGCGGACCTGGCCGACTTCCTCGGCCCGGACGGCGCGGGGCGCGAGATCCCGCTCCGGGACATCGTGGCGACCGCCGCCACCCGCAGGCAGCACCTCGACAGCCGGGTCGCCGTGGTGGGCGGCTCGCACGACCAACTCGCCGAAGCCCTCCGGGCGTTCCACGACGGAGCGCTGCCCTCGGGAGCCGGTCGCGCGGCCGACGACGTCGAGGACAAGCCCGTCCGTACGGTCTTCGTCTTCCCCGGCCAGGGTTCGCAGTGGGTCGGCATGGGCCGGGAGCTGCTCGCCACCTCGCCGGCCTTCCGCGAGGCACTGACGCGCTGCGACGAGGCGGTACGGGCCGAGACGGGCTGGTCGGTCCTGGACCGTATCGCCGACGACGCGCCGCTCACCGAGATCGACGTCATCCAGCCCACGCTCTGGGCGATGGAAGTGGCCCTCGCACACCTGTGGCGGTCCTGGGGAGTCGAGCCCGACGCGGTCGTCGGGCACAGCATGGGCGAGGCGGCCGCGGCGTGCGTGACGGGCGCGCTGACCGTCGAGGACGCGGCGGCCGTGATCTGCCGGCGCAGCCGTCTCCTGCGGCAGGTCGCGGGCCAAGGAGCCATGGCCTTCGTCGAGTTGACCGCCGAGGAGGCGGAGCGGGAGATCGCCGACCACGCCGACCGGGTGTCCGTCGCCGTGATCAACGGCCCCACCTCCACCGTGCTGGCGGGCGACCCGGGAGCGCTGGAGGAGATCCTGGACCGTCTGAAGCAGCAGGACGTCTTCGGCCAGCCGATCAAGGTGGACGTCGCCTCGCACAGCCCCCAGATGGATCCCCTGCGCGAGCAGCTCCTCGACGAACTGTCCTTCGTACGGCCCCGTTCCGGCAGCGTCCCGTTGCACTCCACCGTTCTCGACGAGGTGCTGGACGGCTCCCAACTCGGCACCGGCTACTGGGCGATGAACCTGCGGGAACCGGTGCGCTTCGGTCCCGTGGTGCAGGGGCTGCTGAACACCGGACGCACGCTCTTCATCGAGATGAGCCCCCACCCGGTGCTCGTGCCCGCGGTGCTCGAATGCCTCTCCCTGGCCGGGGAGAACGCCGGCGTAGTGGTGCCCTCGCTGCGCCGGGACGAACCCGAGCGCGCGACCCTGCTGGACGCCGTGGCCACGCTGTACACGGCGGGTGTCCCCGTCGACTGGCACAGCCTGGGCCATGAGGGCAGCCCGGTACGGCTGCCCAAGTACCCCTGGCAGCGGAGCAGCCACTGGTACACGCCGAGCCGGCCCGCCGGAATGCCCCTCGTGCGCGGGGCGGCCGCCCCGGGGCATCCCCTGCTGGGCGCACGGCGGACGGGCGGGCCCGACCTCGTCCGGGAGGGACGGCTGGACCTCGCCGGCACCAACGCCTACCTCGCCGACCACCAGGTGCAGGGCGCCGCCCTGCTGCCCGGCACCGCGTACGTGGAGATGATGACCGCGGCGGCCCGCGAGGCGCTCGCACCCCACCAGCCCGCCCTCACCGAACTCGGCTGCCACCGGGCCATGTTCCTGCGCCCCGGCGAAGAGCCACTCGTCCAGGTGCGGATCAGCGGGGCCGGTTCACCGGACCCACGTATCGAGGTCCGCAGCAGCGTGGACGGCGAGCCGATGATCGTGCATGCCACGGCGCGGATCCTCACCGACGGCCCGGCGCCGCGTACAGCGGACGACACCGTGGCGTCCCGGTCGGCGGCCCGCGAACGGGCCACCGGCCACTGGAGCGGAGCGGACTTCTACGCCGACTCCGCGCGCAGCGGCAACATCTGGGGCCCGGCGTTCCAGGGGATCACCGAACTGTGGCGCAGGGACGGCGAGGCGCTCGCCCGGGTGCAGACGCCGCCCGCACTCCGTACGACGGCCGACGCGCAGATTTTTCACCCCGCCCTGCTGGACGCCTGTGCCCAGGTCCTCTCGGCCACCGTCACCGGGCAGGACGGCGCCGTGTCCGAGGTGTTCGTGCTGGCGAGCATGGACCGGGTCAGTCTGTACGGCAGCCCCCGGGGACCGCTGTGGAGCCATGCCGTGCGCACGTCCCGGGACGACGTTTCCTACGTCGGGGACATCACCGTCACCGACGAGGACGGCACGGTCTTCGCCGAACTGCACGGCGTACGGCTGCGCTACCTGGAACGCGAAGGCGTCCGGCCGAGCGACGCGAACCCGCGCGCACGCCACGGCAGCACCCCGGACGACGACCGGGAACTGTCCGAGTGGCTCTACGAACTCGACTGGCGGCCCGCGCCGCGCCGCGCCGGAGGGGAACTCCCGGACGGCCCCTGGCTGGTCTTCGCGGACCGGCACGGCATCGGGACGGCGCTCGCCGAGCGACTGACCGCGGCGGGGCGGACCTGCGTACGGGTGTCCGCCGGTGCCGCCTATCGCCGGCTGAGCGACACCGCGGTCGAACTGGACCCCGGCTCCCCGGACGACTACCGCAGGCTGCTGAGCGAGCTCGACCAGTCCGCGCCGTGGCGGCTCGTCCACCTGTGGAGCCTTGACGACGGCCCCGCCCACCACGCCTGCCACGACGTACTGCGCCTCGCCCAGTCCTCCGGCCGGCTGCGGGCCGGCATCGCCGGGTACTGGCTCGTCACACGGGGCGCGCAGACCGCCGTCGACACCGACCGCGTCCAGGCACCGGCCCACGGCGCCGTCTGGGGAATGGCCCGGGCGATGGCCCGCGAGCACCCCGGATGGGCCGTGCGGCTGGTGGACCTCGGCGCGGCGGACGGCGCCGACGCCCTGCTCGGCGAGCTCACCGAGGACGGGACCGAGGACCAGATCGCGCTGCGCGCCGGCACCCGGCTCGCCGCCCGGCTGGTACGCAGGCCCTGGCGCCGGGAGAGCCGGCCGAGTCCGGCCGCGACCGGCCCCTCGCAGAACCTGCGGATGTCCGTCGAGGCACCGGGAGTTCTCGGCGAACTGAGCTTCGCGCCCGCCGAACGGACCGCACCCGGGCCCGGTGAGGTCGAGCTCCGGGTCGACCACGTGGGGCTCAACTACCGTGACGTACTCCTCGCGTTGGGGGCCCTGCCGGACTCCGCGGGAGCACCGCTCGGACTCGAGTGCAGCGCCACCGTGACCGCGGTCGGCGCCGAGGTCACCTCGGTCCGCGAGGGCGACGAGGTCGTCGCCGTCGTCGAGGGCGGCCTCGCCCAGTACGTACGGACGTCGGCGCACATGGTGGCGCGTCGTCCCGCCGGACTGTCCGCGGCGGAGGCCGCGACACTGCCCATCGCCCTGGTCACCGCCTACCACGCGATGTTCGACGTCGCCGGACTGCGCGAGGGCGACCGGGTACTCATCCACTCCGCGACCGGCGGGGTCGGCATGGCGGCGCTCCAGCTCGCGCGCTGGAGGAACCTGGAGATCTACGCCACCGCCGGCAGCCCCGAACGGCGCGCCCTGCTGCGTGCGATGGGCGTGCGGCACGTCGCCGACTCGCGCTCCCTCGCGTTCGCGGACATGGTGCGCGAGGCGACGCTGGGGGAGGGCGTGCACGCCGTCCTCAACACGCTCAGCGGGCAGGAGGCGATCTCGGCGAACCTCTCCCTGGTCGCCTCGCATGGCACCTACGTCGAGTTGACGAAACGCGACCTCTACGCGGGCACCCCGATCGACCTGCGACCGTTGCTGCGCAATGTCTCCTTCTCCGTGGTGGACGTGGTGGACATGCTCCAGCGCCGGCCGCGGATGGTCGGCGAGGTGCTGGCCAAGGCGCTGCGGCTGGTCGCGGCGGGTGAGCTCGGCCCGCTGCCGTACCGCGTCTTCCCGGCCGCGCGGGCAGCCGACGCCTACCGGGAGATGGCCGCGGCGCGGCACACTGGCAAGGTGCTCGTCGCCCTGGACGGCAGCGAGGAACAACCCCGGGCCGAGGGCCCCGGAGGGCGACGCGGGCGGACGCCCGCCGCGAGCGGCGCCGAACACCCGCGGATCAGCTCCGACGCGACCTACCTCGTGAGCGGCGGACTGGGCGGCCTGGGACTGGAGGTGGCGCACTGGCTGGCCGACCGGGGAGCGCGGGAACTGCTCCTGCTCGGCCGGACCCCGCTCGCCGCGGACGGATCGCCCGACGTACGTCTGGAGGGCCTGCGAAGCCGCGGGGTCAGGGCCGACTACGAGGCGCTCGACGTGGCCGACGAGTCCGCCCTCCGCGACGTCCTCGCGCGACGCGCGTCCGCCGGGCGGCCACCGGTCCGCGGTGTCGTCCACGCCGCCGGAGTGGTCCTGTTCAAGAGCCTCGACGAGACGACCCGCGAGGAACTCACGGGCTCGCTGCGGCCCAAGGGGGACGGCGCGCTCGCACTGCACAACGTGCTCGATGGTGCCCCCGACGGCGCTTCGCTCGACTTCTTCGTCCTGTTCTCCTCCGGATCCTCCATCCTCGCCTCCCCTTTGCTGGGCGCGTACGCGGCCGGGAACGCCGCGCTCGACTCCTTCGCCCGGTGGCGCCGGCAGGCCGGACTGCACGCCCTGTCGGTCAACTGGGGCTTCTGGTCCGAGGCGGGCCTCGCGGCGAAGTTCGACCAGGAGCAGGGCCGTCCGCTGGCGCCGGCCGGAATCGCCACCTTCACTCCGGCGCAGGGCCTGCGAATCCTGGAACGGCTGCTCGCCGAGGACGCGACCGAGGCCATGGTGATGCCGGCCGACTGGGAACGCTGGGCCGCCACCTACCCGGAGGCGGCGTCGGCCGCGCTCCTGACGGAGGTGCTCGGCCGCGACCTGCCCGCCGCCGTGCCGACGCCGCCGCCCGCGGACCGGCACGGCCCCGTCCCGGCGACCGAGCCGCACGTCGAACCCGAGCCGCGGCCCGAGCCCGAACCCGCGTCCGGCGGACGGGACATGGGCGAGTACCTGACCCGGAAGATCGCGGAAGTGCTGGGACTGCCCCTCGACCAGGTCAGCAGGAACCGCCCGCTGAACCGGCAGGGCATGGACTCGCTGATGGCGGTCGCGGTGCGCACCCGGGTGCAGGAGGAACTCGGCGTGACGATGTCGATGGCCAAGATGCTGGGCGGCCAGACCATCAGCGAACTCGCGGGCGAACTGGCGGCCGATGTGACGGCCGGTACGGGGTCGTGA